In the Leptospira limi genome, one interval contains:
- a CDS encoding nucleoside-diphosphate kinase, producing the protein MERTFIMLKPDAVKNKHIGDILQRIEKEGFKILGMKFLKLSLEDAKQFYAVHAARPFYNDLCTYMASGPIVACALERDNAVAHWRDVIGATDPKEAKAGTIRALFAESKEANAVHGSDSVANALQEIAFFFKGYELN; encoded by the coding sequence ATGGAAAGAACTTTTATCATGCTTAAACCCGATGCAGTGAAAAACAAACACATCGGTGACATCCTTCAAAGAATCGAAAAAGAAGGATTTAAAATCCTAGGAATGAAATTCCTAAAACTCAGCCTTGAAGACGCAAAACAATTTTACGCAGTCCATGCGGCTCGTCCCTTTTACAATGACCTTTGCACTTACATGGCATCTGGTCCTATCGTAGCATGTGCTCTTGAACGTGACAACGCTGTTGCTCACTGGAGAGATGTAATTGGAGCTACTGACCCTAAAGAAGCAAAAGCAGGAACAATCCGTGCACTTTTTGCTGAAAGCAAAGAAGCCAACGCAGTTCATGGTTCTGACTCTGTCGCAAACGCATTACAAGAAATTGCGTTTTTCTTCAAAGGTTACGAACTTAACTAA
- a CDS encoding polyprenyl synthetase family protein, protein MVPITFTEILQNSKQIFDSFFESYTPTLFSPKSRITEACLYSLKAGGKRVRPIFVLNSFFEPNKLTQSIETQNHSVLLASLAVECIHTYSLIHDDLPAMDDDDTRRGKPTCHKQFDEATAILAGDTLNSLSFYLLSMMDSEDPFLIRDAIQILHKGAGLKGMIQGQMEDIEEEKNPSKTDQESKLLSIHEKKTGALIESSFLLGNRLRPDWKERESVLSSYAKEIGLLFQITDDILDVEGNLEELGKTPGKDAKAGKLTYPSLYGMEKTKSLRSESVNKAISLATELSSMNHEFFLGLPKYIAERKN, encoded by the coding sequence ATCGTGCCAATCACCTTCACCGAAATCTTACAAAACTCCAAACAAATTTTTGATTCATTTTTTGAATCATATACACCAACTTTATTTTCACCAAAATCTCGCATAACGGAAGCTTGTTTGTATAGCCTAAAGGCAGGTGGAAAAAGAGTAAGACCGATTTTTGTTTTAAATTCATTTTTTGAACCAAACAAATTAACGCAAAGCATCGAAACTCAAAACCATTCTGTTTTACTTGCCTCACTCGCCGTTGAATGCATTCATACCTATTCGTTAATCCATGATGACCTACCTGCAATGGATGATGATGACACACGCCGGGGTAAACCAACTTGTCACAAACAATTTGATGAGGCAACGGCCATTTTAGCTGGTGATACTCTCAACTCCCTTAGTTTTTATCTTTTGTCCATGATGGATTCCGAAGATCCATTTCTCATCCGTGATGCCATACAAATCCTCCACAAAGGTGCAGGATTGAAGGGAATGATCCAAGGACAGATGGAAGACATCGAGGAAGAAAAAAATCCAAGTAAAACTGACCAAGAATCGAAATTACTCTCCATCCATGAAAAAAAAACAGGCGCTCTGATCGAATCATCCTTTTTATTAGGCAATCGATTACGACCTGATTGGAAAGAAAGAGAATCTGTACTGTCAAGTTATGCGAAAGAAATCGGGCTTTTATTCCAAATCACAGATGATATCCTCGATGTAGAAGGAAATTTAGAAGAACTTGGCAAAACTCCAGGAAAAGATGCAAAAGCAGGGAAATTGACGTATCCAAGTTTGTATGGAATGGAAAAAACAAAATCTCTCAGGTCCGAATCTGTCAACAAAGCGATCTCACTTGCAACTGAACTTTCTTCTATGAATCATGAATTCTTTTTAGGACTACCTAAGTACATTGCAGAAAGAAAAAATTAG
- the coaD gene encoding pantetheine-phosphate adenylyltransferase has translation MKNIAVYPGSFDPFTNGHLDIIRRAHPLFEEIIIAVAINSKKTSLFSPEERVEMIGKVFKGWDKIKIDSFEGLTVDYCKEKNSRVILRGLRAVTDFDYEYAISLMNKKLAPEIETYFLMADNEYSFVSSTIVKEVARHGRAVSNQVPDVVGEALVKKFSV, from the coding sequence ATGAAAAATATCGCCGTATACCCGGGTTCGTTTGATCCATTTACAAATGGTCATTTAGACATTATACGGCGTGCCCATCCTCTTTTTGAAGAGATCATCATCGCCGTTGCCATCAATTCCAAAAAAACATCTTTATTCTCTCCAGAAGAACGAGTGGAGATGATTGGAAAGGTATTCAAAGGTTGGGACAAAATCAAAATTGATTCCTTTGAAGGACTTACAGTAGATTATTGTAAGGAAAAAAATTCTCGGGTCATCCTTCGGGGCCTTCGCGCTGTCACAGATTTTGATTATGAATATGCAATTTCTCTCATGAATAAAAAATTAGCACCAGAAATTGAAACTTATTTCCTAATGGCTGACAATGAGTACTCTTTTGTGTCGTCCACAATCGTCAAAGAAGTAGCAAGACATGGCAGAGCGGTATCAAACCAAGTTCCGGATGTTGTTGGCGAAGCACTTGTGAAAAAATTCTCCGTTTGA
- a CDS encoding FAD-dependent oxidoreductase: protein MKKSGMYRDYKSYQPGEVIQVDVVVIGSGCGGATMAYELSKRGIKVALLEQGGNYHTGTFDNNELNMAGKVSAERNFHTTSDGGINLVYGNNLGGASVHYWADSYRTPEDRLLLWNRKYGIDYHLPEDLNPYWLELETDLHVTPATEEYFNPMNRLFRNASQRLGWEGHHVPQARKKCQKSGHCMQGCMFGAKQSQLITHIPSAVRLGTDVYTDLRAERLEIVGNQVKGLEAVVIDRRTLRPTQMKLRFQSKAVCVSAGGFGSSKFLLKNGLKKRLPSLGKFLAINPSPMVHALYEEPIVQWRNIPAAYGVEGFRLAKFQNGSYKEGGYMLMPNQLQPGTLAALLPSFGKDHFRYMKQLEYLGGTIGWIDDVDGELGSIEVDFFGKTKVHYPFGNTTKQIFSDLTYKQMKLNFEAGAKEVFLAGMKLRKYTKLPKKEEIDALAWRPAEFPMAAPHPAGGCRMGKSSETSVVNSKHQVHGFQNLFVADSSVFPTGVSVDPSFTIMAFSKKASEFITEVI from the coding sequence ATGAAAAAATCAGGGATGTATCGCGATTATAAAAGTTACCAACCAGGGGAAGTCATCCAAGTAGATGTGGTAGTGATTGGTTCCGGTTGTGGTGGTGCAACGATGGCCTATGAACTTTCGAAACGAGGGATCAAAGTGGCTCTCCTCGAACAAGGTGGAAACTACCATACAGGAACCTTTGATAACAATGAATTGAATATGGCAGGAAAAGTTTCTGCAGAAAGGAATTTTCACACCACAAGTGATGGTGGTATTAATTTAGTGTATGGTAATAATTTAGGCGGAGCATCGGTTCATTACTGGGCAGATAGTTACCGAACTCCCGAAGATCGCCTACTCCTATGGAATCGTAAATACGGGATCGACTACCATCTCCCCGAAGACTTAAATCCATATTGGTTGGAATTAGAAACAGACTTACATGTCACACCTGCAACAGAAGAATATTTTAATCCCATGAATCGATTGTTTCGAAACGCATCACAACGATTAGGTTGGGAAGGGCATCATGTCCCACAAGCAAGGAAAAAATGCCAAAAATCTGGCCATTGTATGCAAGGTTGTATGTTCGGAGCAAAACAATCCCAACTGATCACTCATATTCCAAGTGCTGTTCGACTTGGAACTGACGTGTATACTGATTTACGTGCTGAACGATTGGAAATTGTCGGAAACCAAGTGAAGGGACTAGAAGCTGTGGTGATCGACAGACGTACCTTAAGACCAACCCAGATGAAACTCCGCTTCCAATCAAAAGCCGTTTGTGTATCTGCAGGAGGGTTTGGAAGTAGCAAATTTTTACTGAAAAATGGTCTCAAAAAAAGACTTCCATCTCTTGGAAAATTTTTGGCCATCAACCCTTCTCCGATGGTGCATGCATTGTATGAAGAGCCAATTGTTCAATGGCGAAATATTCCTGCAGCGTACGGCGTTGAAGGTTTTCGATTGGCAAAATTCCAAAACGGTTCTTACAAAGAAGGTGGGTATATGCTGATGCCAAACCAATTGCAACCAGGAACCCTTGCCGCATTACTTCCAAGTTTTGGAAAAGATCACTTCCGTTATATGAAACAACTAGAATATTTGGGTGGTACCATTGGTTGGATTGATGATGTGGATGGAGAACTTGGATCCATCGAAGTTGATTTTTTTGGTAAAACGAAAGTTCATTATCCGTTTGGAAATACCACCAAACAAATATTTAGCGATCTAACGTACAAACAAATGAAATTGAATTTTGAAGCAGGTGCCAAAGAGGTGTTCCTTGCTGGAATGAAACTTAGGAAATACACAAAGTTACCTAAAAAAGAAGAAATTGATGCTTTGGCTTGGAGGCCAGCAGAGTTTCCGATGGCGGCGCCTCACCCTGCTGGAGGCTGTAGGATGGGAAAATCGAGTGAAACTTCCGTAGTCAATTCAAAACACCAAGTGCATGGATTTCAGAATCTCTTTGTAGCCGACTCTTCTGTGTTTCCAACAGGTGTCAGTGTGGATCCAAGTTTTACGATTATGGCATTTAGTAAAAAAGCATCAGAGTTTATAACGGAAGTTATATGA
- a CDS encoding TlyA family RNA methyltransferase translates to MQKEKIRLDTFLVREGFVTDLKLAQSLILSGSVLVNDTVISKVGTLITLKDKVRIKEKIKSYVSRGAYKLLGAFEHWKDIQIDGKTCIDLGASTGGFCQVLLEKGASKLFAVDVGYGQLAQKIANDPRVTVFDRTHLKELPQLSIEPLTNETWITMDLSFISLVPVFSFLLLLFEKYPETHWKGITLFKPQFEVHPSKLEKGVLIDSQLIGYAIRNVWHQIKQSDPKIRFIGLMESPIQGADGNREFLIRWERKWEH, encoded by the coding sequence TTGCAGAAAGAAAAAATTAGACTGGATACATTTCTCGTAAGGGAAGGTTTTGTTACCGATTTAAAATTAGCTCAATCTTTAATTCTATCTGGTTCTGTTCTCGTGAATGATACAGTCATTTCAAAAGTGGGAACTCTGATTACACTAAAAGATAAGGTTAGAATCAAAGAAAAAATCAAATCCTATGTTTCGAGGGGTGCCTACAAACTGTTAGGTGCATTTGAACACTGGAAAGACATTCAGATTGATGGAAAAACATGTATAGATTTGGGAGCTTCCACAGGCGGATTTTGCCAAGTGTTACTCGAAAAAGGTGCTTCCAAATTATTTGCAGTCGATGTGGGATACGGTCAATTGGCTCAAAAGATTGCCAATGATCCAAGAGTGACTGTGTTCGACCGCACCCATTTAAAAGAATTACCACAATTATCTATAGAACCTCTCACGAACGAAACTTGGATCACAATGGATCTTAGTTTCATTTCGTTGGTCCCTGTATTTTCATTTCTGCTACTTTTATTTGAGAAATACCCAGAGACTCACTGGAAAGGAATCACACTGTTTAAACCTCAGTTTGAAGTACATCCTTCTAAATTAGAGAAAGGTGTTTTGATTGATTCGCAATTGATTGGTTATGCGATTAGAAACGTTTGGCATCAAATCAAACAATCTGATCCAAAAATTAGATTTATTGGTCTTATGGAATCTCCCATCCAAGGAGCTGACGGGAATCGAGAATTTTTAATACGTTGGGAAAGGAAATGGGAGCACTAA
- a CDS encoding cation:proton antiporter domain-containing protein, whose amino-acid sequence MKTRSSVFYGFTLLLFGSLGYYLLQAGSALETAKNLTVTASEHLDTENFFNRFHHPLALLFIQIIIVCGSARFVGYLFTRKLKQPSVMGEIVAGILLGPSLLGYYFPETMGFLFPPASLPTLGTLSQIGLVLFMFIIGMELDLSVLKNKAHSAIIISHASIIFPFFLGMILAYYFYTDYAPKNVGFLSFSLFMGIAMSITAFPVLARILQERNLTRTPLGAMVLTCAAADDITAWILLAIIVTISKAGNLNTALFTIGLSFAYILTMIYLVAPFLKRLGSIYISRENLTRTAVALILMILFLSSLTTEVIGIHALFGAFLAGVIMPAEGNLKKLIAEKIEDIAVILFLPIFFVITGLRTEVTLLNGSHLWLVFGLVLLVAVVGKFLGSAFAARVAGSNWEDSLSIGALMNTRGLMELVVLNIGYDLGILSPEIFAVFVMMALVTTLSTGPLLDGIQKFFARTANTSSPDKPSDSKLRVLVAFAQEKMGKSLVRFAFSLSGNQKKNLELIALHISPNDSLSNEEIRKYRDASFEAIRQTGSSLGIQVQTEYRITDNVTYEIVNFAKIKHSDILLIGAAKPLFSRSYTGGKIKGILNYCPATVGVLIDNGLETIERVAILYKGDKDPILGFAQKLTSLKGMKSNKIKVENLIQPETDLNPYPIAINQITGYSLILIDLNVWEELGFEKMDLLPTSFLLVRFLTT is encoded by the coding sequence ATGAAAACTCGTTCTTCTGTTTTTTACGGTTTCACTTTACTTCTGTTTGGATCCTTAGGTTATTATTTACTCCAAGCTGGGAGTGCCTTAGAAACCGCAAAAAATCTTACTGTCACGGCGAGTGAACATCTAGACACCGAAAATTTCTTCAATCGTTTTCATCATCCCTTAGCCTTACTCTTCATTCAAATCATCATAGTTTGTGGAAGTGCTCGTTTTGTTGGTTACCTCTTCACCAGAAAATTAAAACAACCATCTGTCATGGGTGAAATCGTAGCTGGAATTTTACTTGGACCATCCTTACTTGGTTATTATTTCCCAGAAACTATGGGATTTTTATTCCCACCTGCTAGCCTTCCTACACTCGGCACCTTAAGCCAAATTGGTCTCGTTTTGTTTATGTTCATCATCGGAATGGAATTAGACCTTTCTGTTCTCAAAAACAAAGCCCACTCAGCGATTATCATCAGTCATGCGAGTATCATTTTTCCCTTCTTTTTAGGGATGATTTTAGCGTATTATTTTTACACTGATTATGCACCCAAAAACGTAGGATTTTTATCCTTTTCACTTTTTATGGGAATCGCAATGAGTATCACTGCTTTCCCTGTCCTTGCACGAATCTTACAAGAACGAAACCTTACACGTACACCACTTGGCGCCATGGTGTTAACATGTGCAGCAGCTGATGATATCACTGCTTGGATTTTACTTGCGATCATTGTGACTATCTCCAAAGCAGGAAACTTAAACACTGCCTTATTTACGATTGGATTGTCTTTTGCGTATATCTTAACTATGATTTATTTGGTAGCACCCTTCCTCAAACGATTGGGTTCGATTTATATTTCACGCGAAAACCTAACAAGAACAGCTGTTGCTCTCATTTTGATGATTTTATTTTTATCCTCACTGACAACAGAAGTGATTGGAATCCATGCGCTTTTTGGCGCCTTCCTTGCGGGTGTCATCATGCCTGCGGAAGGGAACTTAAAAAAACTCATCGCTGAAAAGATAGAGGATATAGCTGTAATTTTATTCCTACCGATTTTCTTTGTGATCACAGGCCTCCGTACTGAGGTCACACTTCTGAATGGATCTCACCTTTGGCTTGTGTTTGGACTTGTGTTACTTGTCGCTGTAGTGGGCAAGTTTTTAGGAAGTGCCTTTGCTGCAAGGGTAGCAGGATCCAATTGGGAAGACTCTTTATCCATAGGTGCTCTCATGAACACACGAGGCCTGATGGAACTGGTTGTCCTCAATATTGGTTATGATTTAGGAATCCTTAGTCCTGAAATATTTGCTGTGTTTGTGATGATGGCTCTTGTCACAACTCTTTCCACGGGACCACTGCTTGACGGAATCCAAAAGTTTTTCGCAAGGACTGCAAACACATCCTCTCCAGATAAACCATCAGATAGTAAACTTAGAGTCCTTGTTGCTTTTGCCCAAGAAAAAATGGGCAAAAGTTTAGTCAGGTTTGCTTTTTCCTTATCGGGAAACCAAAAGAAAAATTTGGAACTCATCGCTTTGCACATTTCACCTAACGACTCCCTTTCGAATGAAGAAATCAGGAAGTATCGGGATGCAAGTTTTGAAGCGATTCGCCAAACAGGTTCAAGTTTAGGCATCCAAGTCCAAACCGAATATCGAATTACTGATAATGTCACATATGAAATCGTAAACTTTGCCAAAATCAAACACTCGGACATCCTCCTGATCGGAGCGGCAAAACCATTGTTCTCGCGTAGTTATACAGGTGGAAAAATCAAAGGCATTCTGAACTACTGCCCCGCAACCGTTGGGGTTCTCATAGACAATGGCCTGGAAACCATTGAACGTGTGGCCATCCTATACAAAGGGGATAAAGACCCCATCTTAGGATTTGCTCAAAAACTCACTTCCTTAAAAGGGATGAAATCAAACAAAATCAAAGTGGAAAACCTGATCCAACCAGAAACGGATTTGAACCCATATCCAATTGCGATCAACCAAATCACAGGCTATTCACTGATCCTCATCGATTTGAATGTTTGGGAAGAGTTAGGTTTTGAAAAAATGGACCTTCTCCCTACTTCTTTTCTTTTGGTACGTTTTTTAACCACCTAA
- the rlmD gene encoding 23S rRNA (uracil(1939)-C(5))-methyltransferase RlmD, with the protein MNTTKTNNPICTHFGTCGGCNYLDIEYTKELRKKEQNIKELFKTFRHVEFKTIVPSPSPEYYRHKIQLPFGRRIVGNKTLLTLGLFNREATFVLDQTECQIQDPGLTEVALAVKQWARREGLLPYNEKSKRGMMKYLVARKSFSTGEIILGIVTAKEDLPHAKDASKRLHTAIQNRIGKSGKFGKLVGIIHNINTKHTTMALGREEHLLWGRPYIHEHFGKHKFRVGLSTFLQVNPIQTPSLYNLVLDEIEKDSRVIDAYSGIGTISFWIAGQCKEVLGIEENPNSHRTSLESVKFNKVHNVRFRKGRVAEVLPSLFGKNYDTIVIDPPRTGLGADVAETILGMGFKKIVYVSCDPMSLREDTNLLARQYFLNSLQPVDMFPRTDHVETVAVFRNKNLI; encoded by the coding sequence ATGAACACAACAAAAACTAACAATCCTATTTGTACTCATTTCGGAACCTGTGGTGGGTGTAACTACCTCGACATTGAATACACAAAAGAACTTCGAAAAAAAGAACAAAACATAAAAGAACTTTTTAAAACGTTCCGTCATGTGGAATTCAAAACCATAGTTCCCAGTCCCTCTCCAGAATACTACCGTCACAAAATCCAATTACCTTTTGGCCGTCGTATTGTCGGAAACAAAACCTTACTCACACTTGGACTTTTCAACCGGGAAGCAACATTTGTCCTAGACCAAACAGAATGCCAAATCCAAGACCCAGGATTAACAGAAGTCGCACTTGCCGTCAAACAATGGGCTAGGCGAGAGGGATTACTTCCTTATAATGAAAAATCCAAACGTGGTATGATGAAGTACCTTGTTGCAAGGAAGTCGTTTTCCACAGGCGAAATCATTCTGGGAATTGTGACTGCTAAAGAAGATTTACCTCATGCTAAAGATGCATCAAAAAGACTTCACACTGCCATCCAAAACCGAATTGGAAAATCGGGCAAATTTGGTAAATTAGTGGGAATCATCCATAACATCAATACCAAACACACAACGATGGCTCTTGGTCGCGAAGAACATCTGTTATGGGGTAGACCATATATACACGAACATTTTGGAAAACATAAATTTCGTGTAGGTCTTTCTACCTTTTTGCAAGTAAATCCTATCCAAACACCGAGTTTATACAATTTGGTTCTGGATGAGATAGAAAAAGACTCACGTGTGATCGATGCTTATTCAGGGATTGGAACTATTTCCTTTTGGATTGCAGGCCAGTGTAAGGAAGTCCTTGGCATCGAAGAGAATCCAAATTCTCATAGAACCTCTTTGGAATCCGTTAAGTTCAATAAAGTACATAATGTTCGGTTTCGTAAAGGAAGAGTGGCAGAAGTATTACCATCTCTATTTGGAAAAAACTATGATACCATTGTGATCGATCCACCGAGAACAGGCCTTGGTGCAGACGTCGCAGAGACTATCCTCGGTATGGGATTTAAAAAGATTGTCTATGTATCTTGTGATCCCATGAGCCTCAGAGAAGATACAAATCTATTAGCAAGACAATATTTTTTGAATTCGTTACAGCCAGTGGACATGTTCCCAAGAACGGATCATGTGGAAACAGTGGCAGTGTTCAGAAATAAAAATCTCATATAA
- a CDS encoding argininosuccinate synthase produces the protein MKEKPAPKKIVLAYSGGLDTSVILAWLKDTYGCEVIAFCADVGQKEELTGLEEKGKNTGASKVYIQDLRLEFARDFIFPAIRGNAIYEMRYLLGTSLARPLIAKAMAEVAKKEGADAFSHGATGKGNDQVRFELTFKALSPNLQIIAPWRTWNFGGRADLIEYAKKKGIPVPVTAAKPYSMDRNLMHLSFEGGILEDPFNEPKEDMFILTVSLEKAPDKPTYLELDFENGDCVAIDGKKMNPLEVMETLNELGGKNGVGRVDIVENRLVGIKSRGVYETPGGTILHIAHRDLESITLDRDTQHKKDELSQEFARYIYNGQWYSNQMNALRAYMDYTQKYVNGTVRIKLYKGNCTVVGRKSNKSLYNAGLSTFEKEELYNQYDAEGFINLYGLPMKEWARVNH, from the coding sequence ATGAAAGAGAAACCTGCTCCCAAAAAAATCGTTCTCGCTTACTCAGGTGGACTCGACACCTCTGTCATCCTTGCTTGGTTGAAAGATACCTATGGTTGTGAAGTCATCGCTTTTTGTGCCGATGTTGGCCAAAAGGAAGAACTCACTGGCCTTGAAGAAAAAGGTAAAAACACCGGAGCATCCAAGGTATACATCCAAGACTTACGTTTGGAGTTTGCACGTGATTTTATTTTTCCAGCCATTCGTGGGAATGCCATTTATGAAATGCGGTACTTACTTGGAACTTCTCTCGCGCGACCTCTCATCGCAAAAGCGATGGCAGAAGTTGCTAAAAAAGAAGGAGCAGATGCTTTTTCTCATGGAGCAACTGGTAAAGGTAATGACCAAGTACGTTTTGAACTTACTTTCAAAGCTCTTTCGCCTAACTTACAAATCATTGCTCCTTGGAGAACATGGAATTTTGGTGGCCGTGCAGATCTTATTGAATATGCAAAGAAAAAAGGAATTCCAGTCCCTGTAACAGCCGCTAAACCATACAGTATGGATAGAAATCTTATGCACCTTTCCTTTGAAGGTGGGATTTTAGAAGATCCATTCAATGAACCAAAAGAAGACATGTTTATCCTAACTGTTTCACTTGAAAAAGCTCCAGACAAACCAACTTACCTGGAATTAGATTTTGAAAATGGTGATTGTGTTGCGATTGATGGAAAAAAGATGAACCCACTCGAAGTAATGGAAACCTTAAACGAATTAGGTGGAAAAAATGGAGTAGGTCGTGTGGACATCGTTGAAAACAGACTTGTTGGAATCAAATCTCGTGGTGTCTATGAAACACCAGGTGGAACTATCCTCCACATTGCTCACCGAGATTTAGAATCTATCACTCTCGATAGAGACACCCAACACAAAAAAGACGAACTCTCTCAAGAATTTGCCAGATACATTTACAATGGACAATGGTATTCCAACCAGATGAATGCACTTCGCGCTTATATGGATTATACTCAAAAGTATGTCAATGGAACTGTTCGTATCAAATTGTACAAAGGAAATTGTACGGTTGTCGGAAGAAAGTCCAACAAATCATTGTACAACGCAGGCCTTTCTACATTTGAAAAGGAAGAACTCTACAACCAATATGATGCAGAAGGTTTCATCAATTTGTATGGACTACCAATGAAAGAATGGGCAAGGGTGAACCACTAA
- a CDS encoding nitrilase-related carbon-nitrogen hydrolase has protein sequence MCFFVSLTLFLSIGLSNIQCKKQQVEPSVLSDALPKPKIFIQIDGKGKRGTVIGLEPYLNKYSYATEESFYSSLKEYFQKAKENETIYVDRSIFVLPEYLGTWLVVTAEDKSIFGKVTIADAMEELVKQNLGSFLWHYLFSNSFSKDHLKETLFRMKAWQMADRYQRIFSRLALEYRVAIVAGSIVLPHPKVVEGKITPTDGPLENVSFYFHPDGRVDEQIVRKLFPIEEEKQFLVEGTLDQNPTYRTPIGKLYTMICADSWFPEVYKELENSEADILVVPSFVAPRDAWQTKWNGYNGYANPKDVTTKDIGSITEKTAWKKYAMLGRLKVPNVKLGINVFFRGEIWDMTAGGDAFFQKMGKPVNNLVKEEKNQGRLYVFYL, from the coding sequence ATGTGTTTTTTTGTCTCTTTGACTCTTTTTCTGTCCATTGGATTATCCAACATCCAATGCAAAAAACAGCAAGTGGAACCGAGTGTTCTTTCCGATGCCCTTCCCAAACCAAAAATTTTCATACAAATAGACGGCAAAGGCAAACGTGGAACTGTCATTGGTTTGGAACCTTACTTAAACAAATATAGTTACGCTACGGAAGAGAGTTTTTATTCGAGTTTGAAGGAATACTTTCAAAAAGCAAAAGAAAACGAAACCATCTATGTGGACAGATCTATTTTCGTATTACCAGAATACCTCGGTACTTGGCTCGTTGTTACAGCAGAAGATAAATCCATTTTTGGTAAGGTAACCATTGCTGATGCGATGGAAGAGTTAGTGAAACAAAATCTTGGTTCCTTCTTATGGCATTATCTCTTTAGCAATTCTTTTTCGAAAGACCACTTAAAGGAAACTCTCTTTCGGATGAAAGCTTGGCAAATGGCCGATCGTTACCAAAGGATTTTTTCACGTTTGGCATTGGAATACCGAGTGGCAATTGTTGCAGGTTCCATTGTATTACCTCATCCTAAAGTGGTAGAAGGAAAAATCACTCCTACCGATGGTCCTTTGGAGAATGTGAGTTTTTATTTTCACCCTGACGGAAGAGTGGATGAACAAATTGTGCGTAAACTCTTTCCGATCGAAGAAGAAAAACAATTCTTAGTCGAAGGAACTTTGGATCAAAATCCAACATACCGTACTCCTATTGGAAAATTATATACGATGATTTGTGCTGATTCTTGGTTCCCTGAAGTGTACAAAGAATTAGAAAACTCAGAAGCAGATATTTTAGTGGTTCCTTCGTTTGTTGCTCCAAGGGATGCATGGCAGACAAAATGGAATGGATACAATGGTTATGCGAATCCAAAAGATGTAACAACAAAAGATATAGGTTCCATCACAGAAAAAACTGCATGGAAAAAATATGCAATGTTAGGTCGGCTAAAAGTTCCCAATGTAAAACTTGGAATCAATGTATTTTTTCGAGGTGAAATTTGGGATATGACCGCTGGTGGCGATGCATTTTTCCAAAAGATGGGAAAACCAGTGAACAATTTGGTTAAAGAAGAAAAAAATCAAGGTAGGCTATATGTATTCTATCTCTAG